A window of the Anticarsia gemmatalis isolate Benzon Research Colony breed Stoneville strain chromosome W, ilAntGemm2 primary, whole genome shotgun sequence genome harbors these coding sequences:
- the LOC142985901 gene encoding uncharacterized protein LOC142985901 — MAEIRLLQANLNHCAAAQDLLLQSMAQWLIHVAVVSEPYMVPARDNWVGDLTGTAALVSRLVRWAHPSPVLVAGDFNAKSVAWGSPATNARGQALEEWAVSLGLVLTNRGSVNTCVRQQGSSIVDLTFTSATLARRVQDWSVLEEVETASDHRYIRYRIQPSPAAPNSPGRAPGGAGPRWVLGRLDRELLVEAVLVQSWSPAPEGPVDVEVEAEWLVDAMSRVCDASMPRARPCLPRRQVY; from the exons ATGGCCGAGATCCGCCTCCTCCAGGcgaaccttaaccactgcgctgcAGCTCAGGACTTACTTCTCCAGagtatggcgcagtggttgatacACGTGGCAGTGGTCTCCGAGCCCTACATGGTTCCCGCCCGTGATAATTGGGTCGGGGACCTAACGGGCACGGCGGCCCTG GTGTCGAGGCTCGTCAGATGGGCACACCCCTCCCCCGTTCTCGTGGCTGGGGATTTCAACGCCAAGTCTGTGGCGTGGGGATCTCCGGCAACTAATGCCAGGGGTCAGGCGTTGGAAGAATGGGCTGTATCGCTTGGGTTGGTTCTGACCAACCGGGGCTCGGTAAACACGTGCGTGCGTCAACAGGGCAGCTCGATAGTGGACCTCACGTTCACTAGCGCCACCCTGGCACGCCGTGTCCAGGACTGGAGCGTGCTAGAGGAGGTTGAGACGGCATCCGACCACCGGTATATCCGGTATCGGATTCAGCCTTCTCCGGCCGCTCCGAACAGTCCGGGTCGGGCCCCGGGTGGGGCCGGCCCGCGGTGGGTGCTGGGACGTCTCGACCGAGAGCTGCTGGTCGAGGCGGTCTTGGTGCAGTCCTGGAGTCCAGCGCCTGAGGGTCCGGTGGACGTGGAGGTAGAGGCTGAGTGGCTCGTGGACGCGATGTCACGCGTATGCGACGCGTCCATGCCGCGGGCCCGCCCCTGCCTCCCCAGACGTCAGGTGTATTAG
- the LOC142985902 gene encoding uncharacterized protein LOC142985902: protein MRQEAEPLAKVSPRKGEKKKRGKARSSPASEESGLSCAVTGSMTDLDIALSADEGNRLQLEPGPSDRELEKLTATDIAQLMLRHMDAVRHVADRSNLKGSFAKSIKEAEKEVRRVASELSRRTASVENVALKAENHRLTLRVDLLTKKVAALKEVVESLSASSRPTEVTSEGDFDRRFADFRLFLDARFGAIEARLPPEPRLRPPLAADKGMAQPKPAPQTNVAWAIVSPAPAPSSAPSSTTERDGKASKGKSKGKRKGKKSEGGVVPTPAPAPGPSQPSSGLPAGPPLPPPLSEGWNVVARKHSKKGAKAAAPAQTPIAAVTKSPAKKQEKAAVALRPPSAAAIILTVSQDAVARGITYAEVIARAKQNIVLADHGISGIAKICVAATGARKMEIPGPDAERKADSLAGKLKEVLGSDAIVSRPCKCVDIRICGLDDSVTPEEVAQAISRTGGCPVEAVKVGAVRSGPRGEGTAWAKCPIGAAKKVADAGRLLVGWVSARISVAEPRQMRCFRCLAAGHAQAVCDSECDRSDICYRCGQAGHKAGQCSAAPRCILCVQAKLPAEHRLGGRSCRAPKPKSKAGKASQKTGGKAPQNNMNGQPSQAGEAMELGN from the coding sequence ATGCGCCAAGAGGCTGAGCCTCTGGCCAAAGTGAGCCCACGCAAGGGTGAGAAAAAGAAGAGAGGGAAAGCGCGATCGTCTCCCGCTAGCGAAGAGAGTGGCCTCAGCTGTGCCGTAACCGGGTCGATGACCGACCTGGACATAGCCCTGAGTGCCGATGAGGGAAATCGCCTCCAATTGGAGCCAGGGCCGTCTGACCGGGAGCTGGAAAAGCTGACCGCGACAGACATCGCCCAACTAATGTTGCGGCACATGGATGCCGTCCGCCATGTTGCGGACCGCTCCAACCTTAAGGGCTCATTTGCTAAGTCCATTAAGGAGGCGGAGAAGGAAGTCCGGCGGGTGGCATCCGAGTTGAGTCGGCGAACCGCCTCGGTCGAGAATGTCGCTTTAAAAGCAGAGAACCATCGCCTTACTCTCAGGGTCGACCTTCTCACCAAGAAGGTGGCGGCCCTGAAGGAGGTGGTGGAGTCCTTGTCGGCTAGTTCTAGGCCGACTGAGGTGACGTCGGAGGGCGATTTCGATCGGAGGTTTGCCGATTTTCGGCTATTCTTAGACGCTCGCTTCGGGGcaatagaggcccggcttccgccggagcctcgTCTCCGCCCGCCTCTAGCAGCGGACAAAGGGATGGCGCAACCAAAGCCCGCCCCGCAGACTAATGTCGCGTGGGCAATTGTCTCTCCGGCCCCGGCTCCTTCTTCGGCCCCCTCATCTACCACTGAGAGAGATGGCAAGGCCTCCAAGGGCAAGAGCAAAGGCAAGAGAAAGGGGAAGAAGTCAGAGGGGGGAGTTGTACCGACTCCTGCCCCTGCTCCCGGCCCAAGCCAACCTTCTTCGGGCCTTCCGGCGGGCCCACCGCTTCCGCCACCCCTTTCAGAGGGATGGAACGTTGTGGCGCGTAAGCACTCAAAGAAAGGGGCAAAAGCTGCTGCACCGGCGCAGACGCCTATAGCCGCAGTAACCAAGAGTCCTGCAAAGAAACAGGAGAAAGCGGCGGTCGCACTGCGTCCCCCGTCGGCGGCAGCAATAATTTTGACGGTGTCGCAGGATGCCGTCGCGAGAGGCATCACCTACGCTGAAGTGATCGCCAGGGCGAAACAGAACATCGTCCTGGCGGATCACGGCATCAGCGGGATCGCCAAGATCTGCGTCGCCGCGACTGGCGCGCGGAAAATGGAGATCCCCGGGCCAGATGCGGAAAGAAAGGCGGACTCCCTTGCGGGGAAATTGAAAGAGGTCCTGGGGAGTGACGCGATAGTGTCCAGACCCTGTAAGTGTGTGGATATACGAATTTGCGGTCTGGACGACTCTGTAACTCCAGAGGAAGTGGCTCAGGCGATTTCGCGAACCGGAGGCTGCCCAGTGGAAGCAGTGAAGGTTGGCGCGGTCCGCAGCGGACCACGCGGAGAGGGTACGGCCTGGGCAAAATGTCCAATTGGGGCTGCAAAAAAGGTTGCAGATGCCGGAAGGCTACTGGTGGGGTGGGTCTCGGCTCGTATTAGTGTCGCTGAACCCCGCCAAATGCGCTGCTTCCGGTGCCTGGCCGCCGGTCACGCCCAGGCCGTTTGTGATTCTGAGTGTGACCGCAGCGACATCTGCTACCGCTGCGGTCAGGCCGGGCATAAGGCGGGGCAGTGCTCCgccgcaccgcgctgcatacTGTGCGTGCAGGCGAAGTTGCCGGCGGAGCACCGTCTTGGGGGTCGATCCTGTAGGGCCCCCAAGCCCAAGAGTAAGGCAGGAAAGGCCTCTCAAAAGACGGGGGGTAAGGCTCCCCAGAACAATATGAATGGCCAGCCGTCACAGGCCGGGGAGGCAATGGAACTTGGCAATTAA
- the LOC142985903 gene encoding uncharacterized protein LOC142985903 produces MDSEDYDRRIRSLLSDTSVYKPMSYNPTARVTKRIHSLIKDHEDLFAEDVFQRLARPKCVQPPKLYGLPKVHKVSVPLRPIVSQIDTPTYDLAKHIASVLQPLTGKTASFVKDSRHFVDIIKTMRVEPDEVMVSFDVESLFTNVPIHDCLNVDEMKLRENGLSSEFVVLLKNSLEGNYFLYRGQYYLQIDGVAMGSPVAPVMANIWMEHFEQSIDMQASNVKLWKR; encoded by the coding sequence ATGGACTCAGAAGACTATGACAGAAGAATACGGAGTCTGTTGAGTGACACTTCGGTTTACAAACCAATGTCATATAACCCTACTGCCAGAGTGACGAAACGTATACATTCACTCATCAAGGACCATGAAGACCTTTTCGCGGAGGATGTGTTTCAACGGCTCGCAAGACCCAAGTGCGTTCAGCCGCCTAAGTTATACGGTTTGCCAAAAGTACATAAGGTGAGTGTACCGCTGCGCCCTATAGTGAGTCAAATCGATACTCCCACCTATGATTTGGCAAAACACATCGCGTCAGTGCTGCAACCGTTAACAGGTAAGACTGCATCCTTCGTGAAGGACTCTCGTCACTTTGTCGATATCATCAAGACCATGAGAGTGGAACCGGATGAGGTTATGGTGAGTTTTGATGTGGAGTCACTGTTCACCAACGTTCCCATACATGACTGTCTTAATGTCGATGAGATGAAGTTGAGGGAAAACGGTCTGTCTAGTGAGTTCGTCGTTTTACTGAAGAACTCTTTAGAAGGTAACTACTTTCTCTATCGTGGACAATACTACCTCCAGATTGACGGAGTGGCCATGGGTAGCCCAGTGGCACCGGTTATGGCCAACATCTGGATGGAACATTTTGAGCAATCCATAGATATGCAGGCATCCAATGTGAAGCTATGGAAAAGATAA
- the LOC142985904 gene encoding uncharacterized protein LOC142985904: protein MPPPASQPPPTPSSSAISDLATISVTSRIPEFWTDQPRLWFTQFETVMQPQKQGDETKYALVIAKLNREALQQVSDLLLSPPTQDKYETLKTRLLTVFEESETKQFQKLLSEMDLGDQRPSQLLRRMRELARNRVPDDTLRILWSSRLPISIRGVLSVCNENELEKLAIIADKIHENTQSVEISAVGQTLTNHTDPHIAELATKIDNLSMEVSTLRYMFNNRRSRSPGYQTRSQSRSGFHKSQTRDTNRLCKYHFRFREQARRCESPCAWKPTIRALNAQGLYSDLVNKYPDILKPLDNKEPMKHDTVHHIISTGGPIHCKARPIRSDIYHKVKKEIEQMVDLGICRPSNSPWCSPLHVVKKKNGELRLCGDYRRLNAITTPDRYGIPRVHNFTNILHGKKIFSRIDLQKAYHHLPVYEVEKTAITTPFGPYEFPRMPFGLRNAGQTFQRFINSVLQGLDVFCFVDDVFCPSVSHKQNRKLLEEIFQRFQKYGIRINLPKCEFGKTEIDFLGYRITKDGIKPHPDRVKIITEYPKPNTVQELYVDSWEC, encoded by the exons atgCCGCCTCCAGCGAGTCAGCCTCCACCAACGCCGTCGTCCAGCGCAATCAGCGACCTAGCTACAATATCAGTCACATCAAGAATCCCAGAGTTCTGGACCGACCAACCAAGACTATGGTTCACCCAGTTCGAAACCGTAATGCAACCTCAAAAACAAGGCGACGAGACAAAATACGCTCTAGTGATAGCAAAACTGAACCGAGAAGCTTTGCAGCAAGTGAGTGACCTGCTACTGTCCCCGCCAACTCAGGATAAATATGAAACCCTTAAAACAAGACTACTTACTGTTTTCGAAGAAAGCGAGACCAAACAGTTCCAGAAATTACTGAGCGAAATGGATTTAGGTGACCAGCGTCCATCACAGCTACTTAGAAGAATGAGAGAATTAGCACGGAATCGCGTACCTGACGACACCTTGAGAATACTTTGGTCTAGCAGATTACCTATTTCTATTCGAGGAGTTTTATCCGTGTGCAATGAAAACGAACTTGAGAAACTTGCTATCATAGCCGACAAAATTCACGAAAACACGCAGTCCGTAGAGATATCAGCGGTCGGACAAACCCTAACCAATCATACAGATCCACACATTGCTGAACTAGCGACCAAAATCGACAATCTGTCCATGGAAGTCTCAACTTTACGATATATGTTCAACAACCGGCGCAGTAGATCCCCTGGATATCAAACACGATCGCAATCCAGATCTGGATTTCACAAGTCGCAAACTAGAGACACTAATCGCTTATGCAAGTACCATTTCCGTTTCCGTGAACAAGCTCGCCGATGCGAATCTCCATGTGCCTGGA AACCTACTATTCGAGCACTTAACGCCCAAGGACTGTACAGCGATTTAGTGAACAAGTACCCAGATATATTGAAACCTCTGGACAACAAAGAACCCATGAAACATGATACAGTGCATCATATTATATCGACAGGAGGACCAATACATTGCAAGGCAAGACCTATCCGTTCAGACATATACCACAAAGTTAAAAAGGAAATCGAACAGATGGTAGACCTGGGTATATGTCGACCTTCCAACAGTCCATGGTGCAGTCCGTTGCACGTTGTGAAGAAAAAGAATGGAGAATTACGTCTATGTGGCGATTACCGCCGATTAAATGCAATCACAACACCAGATAGATATGGAATACCGCGAGTTCACAATTTTACCAACATCCTGCACGGAAAGAAAATTTTCTCAAGGATTGACCTTCAAAAAGCATATCATCACCTGCCAGTATATGAAGTAGAAAAAACAGCCATTACAACACCTTTTGGACCGTACGAATTTCCGCGAATGCCTTTTGGCCTAAGAAACGCCGGCCAAACATTTCAGCGGTTCATAAACTCAGTGTTACAAGGCCTCGATGTTTTCTGTTTCGTCGACGATGTTTTCTGCCCATCTGTATCTCACAAACAGAACCGCAAGTTACTCGAAGAAATCTTTCAACGATTCCAAAAATACGGCATACGCATCAATCTTCCTAAATGTGAGTTTGGTAAAACAGAAATTGATTTTCTTGGATATCGAATAACAAAAGACGGCATTAAACCTCATCCGGACCGCGTTAAAATTATCACGGAGTATCCTAAACCCAACACTGTTCAAGAGTTGTACGTAGATTCCTGGGAATGCTAA